The Streptomyces achromogenes genome window below encodes:
- a CDS encoding SCO0930 family lipoprotein — MKTTWRSASLAAGTVAVLALTTACGSESGTSASSQNVGATAPAGGIGGVGSGYGQVGASASPAPGGVGSGTGAQGGSTGELAVAANPELGKILTDGAGKTLYRFDADTAEPPKSNCDGDCATAWPPVSADDASAGDGIDKSLLGEITRSDGSKQLTVGGWPAYYYAKDANAGDTTGQGVGNKWFALTPEGKKAKGGGGGGGGGGGDAALAGLSVRKDPNLGDIVVDKNGMTVYRFLKDKAWPKPVSNCNGACLEKWPAVAPVEANDTKGVQKKGLMSFTRGDGVKQQTVNCSPIYTFSGDKSPGDINGQGVGGTWYAVAPDGKLVGAPGQ, encoded by the coding sequence ATGAAGACCACCTGGCGGAGCGCCTCACTCGCGGCTGGCACCGTGGCCGTACTGGCGCTGACGACGGCGTGCGGATCGGAAAGCGGCACGTCAGCGTCGAGCCAGAACGTCGGGGCCACGGCTCCGGCCGGTGGCATCGGGGGCGTCGGCAGCGGTTACGGCCAGGTCGGCGCCAGTGCGAGCCCCGCGCCCGGCGGTGTCGGTTCGGGCACCGGAGCGCAGGGCGGATCGACGGGCGAACTGGCCGTCGCCGCGAACCCGGAACTGGGCAAGATCCTCACCGACGGCGCCGGCAAGACCCTCTACCGCTTCGACGCGGACACCGCGGAACCCCCGAAGTCGAACTGTGACGGCGACTGCGCGACCGCCTGGCCGCCGGTGTCCGCCGACGACGCGAGCGCCGGCGACGGCATCGACAAGTCGCTGCTCGGCGAGATCACCCGGTCCGACGGCAGCAAGCAGCTCACCGTGGGCGGCTGGCCCGCCTACTACTACGCCAAGGACGCCAACGCCGGCGACACCACCGGTCAGGGCGTGGGCAACAAGTGGTTCGCGCTGACCCCCGAGGGCAAGAAGGCCAAGGGCGGCGGCGGCGGGGGCGGTGGCGGTGGCGGCGATGCCGCCCTGGCGGGGCTGTCCGTCCGCAAGGACCCCAACCTCGGCGACATCGTCGTCGACAAGAACGGCATGACCGTCTACCGGTTCCTCAAGGACAAGGCGTGGCCCAAGCCGGTGTCGAACTGCAACGGCGCGTGCCTGGAGAAGTGGCCGGCGGTGGCGCCCGTCGAGGCGAACGACACCAAGGGCGTCCAGAAGAAGGGCCTGATGAGCTTCACCCGGGGTGACGGCGTCAAGCAGCAGACGGTCAACTGCTCGCCGATCTACACCTTCTCCGGTGACAAGTCTCCGGGCGACATCAACGGCCAGGGTGTGGGCGGCACGTGGTACGCCGTCGCGCCCGACGGAAAGCTGGTCGGAGCGCCGGGGCAGTAG
- a CDS encoding bestrophin-like domain — MPEWLVLTLAMLAACAVVVVITLVRHRRAPEDEDPSETPDVIEYMTMWIGVVYAIVLGLAIAGVWEARSVAQDHVQAEAQALHEISERVRVYPADVRDRIRADVNAYVGHVVTREWKEMADGGDVSGRGDELLQQVRVDVTDYRPASDFQAQAYQPLLDQLAAADQARNARAESTGATMPGVVWFGLLAGAVITIGMVFALQIRRTTRELVLAGLFSALIAFLLFLIWDFDAPYSRGVTASAEPFLRLFPGIGS, encoded by the coding sequence TTGCCGGAATGGCTTGTTCTCACCCTCGCGATGCTCGCCGCCTGCGCGGTGGTGGTCGTCATCACCCTCGTACGGCACCGCAGGGCACCCGAGGACGAGGACCCCTCGGAGACCCCGGACGTCATCGAGTACATGACGATGTGGATCGGCGTGGTGTACGCCATCGTCCTCGGTCTGGCCATCGCCGGCGTCTGGGAGGCGCGGAGTGTCGCCCAGGACCATGTGCAGGCCGAGGCGCAGGCGCTGCACGAGATCTCCGAGCGGGTGCGCGTCTATCCGGCGGACGTGCGCGACCGTATTCGAGCGGATGTCAACGCCTATGTCGGACACGTCGTCACCAGGGAATGGAAGGAGATGGCCGACGGCGGCGACGTGAGCGGGCGCGGTGACGAGCTCCTCCAGCAGGTCCGGGTGGACGTCACGGACTACCGGCCGGCCTCCGACTTCCAGGCGCAGGCCTACCAGCCGCTGCTCGACCAGCTGGCCGCGGCCGACCAGGCGCGCAACGCCCGCGCCGAGTCGACGGGGGCGACCATGCCCGGCGTGGTGTGGTTCGGGCTGTTGGCGGGGGCCGTCATCACCATCGGCATGGTGTTCGCGCTGCAGATCCGGCGCACCACCCGCGAACTGGTCCTGGCCGGGCTGTTCTCCGCGCTCATCGCCTTCCTGCTCTTCCTCATCTGGGATTTCGACGCGCCGTACAGCCGCGGTGTCACCGCGTCGGCGGAACCGTTCCTCCGTCTGTTTCCGGGAATCGGGAGCTGA
- a CDS encoding SAM-dependent methyltransferase, whose protein sequence is MERPAWAPRSIDISVPSVSRIYDYYLGGSHNFEVDREAARRAMEFIPGLPKISQANRAFMRRAVRYAVAEGVTQFLDIGSGIPTFGNAHEIARAANPDARVVYVDHDPVAVAHSEAVLAGCDGVDVVAADLRKPQEILTSPQVEQLLDLERPVALLLVAVLHFVEDADDPHAAVAELGAALAPGSLLVLTHASYEGIPQRAEGAVDVYKDIRNPLVMRSRDEIGRFFEGYDMVEPGLVPMPHWRPDTAPEDEDPWAFSGFAGVGRTA, encoded by the coding sequence ATGGAGCGTCCCGCCTGGGCCCCTCGGAGCATCGACATCTCGGTGCCGAGCGTCTCGCGGATCTACGACTACTACCTGGGCGGATCGCACAACTTCGAGGTGGACCGGGAAGCGGCCCGCAGGGCCATGGAGTTCATCCCCGGACTGCCGAAGATCAGTCAGGCGAACCGGGCGTTCATGCGCCGTGCGGTGCGGTACGCGGTCGCCGAGGGCGTCACCCAGTTCCTCGACATCGGCTCCGGGATCCCCACGTTCGGCAACGCGCACGAGATCGCCCGGGCGGCGAACCCCGACGCGCGCGTGGTCTACGTCGACCACGACCCGGTGGCCGTGGCGCACAGCGAGGCGGTGCTGGCCGGCTGCGACGGCGTCGACGTCGTGGCCGCCGACCTGCGCAAGCCGCAGGAGATCCTCACCAGCCCGCAGGTGGAGCAACTGCTCGATCTGGAACGGCCGGTGGCCCTGCTGCTGGTCGCGGTGCTCCACTTCGTCGAGGACGCCGACGACCCGCACGCGGCGGTGGCCGAACTCGGCGCCGCGCTCGCGCCCGGCAGCCTGCTGGTGCTCACGCATGCCTCGTACGAGGGAATCCCGCAGCGGGCCGAGGGCGCCGTCGACGTATACAAGGACATTCGCAATCCGCTGGTCATGCGCTCGCGTGACGAGATCGGGCGGTTCTTCGAGGGGTACGACATGGTGGAGCCGGGACTGGTGCCGATGCCGCACTGGCGGCCGGACACGGCGCCGGAGGACGAGGACCCCTGGGCCTTCTCCGGTTTCGCCGGCGTGGGGCGTACGGCGTGA
- a CDS encoding putative bifunctional diguanylate cyclase/phosphodiesterase, with product MSAEPDGPEDRLRRFVTIWSRAVYPVTSTSLTRPELEEQLLPLARRLREALLERTLDADAAKAVGAALVDAHCTDPEALSRTLDCVDAYLVLYCGEGGPQEDLRTRASRLQHAMAAGYAVALRERTLAEQEAIAQAALRAQGVVAQALHASEARFRAVFEGAAIGISIADLEGNVLQVNGALLRMFGGSERSLLGRKVQDFTHPEDAPQTWRLYDELVRGEREHYHTEKAFSRPDGTVLWTNLTVSLLRDADGAPQYQLALMEDTTERRLLNLRLRYEATHDALTGLPNRTLFFERLEKVLAAGEGRRFGLCYLDLDGFKTINDSLGHAAGDRLLVEVADRLQSCATAPGEMVARLGGDEFVALTTGPDTRHEVDELAARIMNVLVAPVSIDGRELTVRGSIGIVEGPAGERSAAEVLRSADITMYRAKSAGGNRFEVADPEADARAITRHGLTTALPAALERGEFFIEYQPLVHLGDGSVRGAEALVRWLHPQHGVLGPDRFIPLAEHTGLIVPLGRWVLEESVRQAGEWRDRNEDTGPLRINVNLSPCQLTHPGLVQDTVDILERAGVDPAALCLEVTESALIGADDALLKPLRRLAEMGVDIALDDFGTGYSNLANLRRLPVSVLKLDRSFTQGMQQFPADPVDLKIVEGIVSLAHSLDLAVTVEGVETGAQAEQLRILGCDTAQGWYYARPGPPDRLHDLALVDATG from the coding sequence GTGAGTGCGGAGCCGGACGGGCCGGAGGACAGACTGCGGCGGTTCGTGACGATCTGGAGCCGGGCCGTGTACCCGGTGACCTCGACGTCGCTGACCCGCCCCGAACTCGAAGAGCAACTCCTTCCGCTGGCGCGGCGGTTGCGTGAGGCGCTGCTGGAGCGGACCCTCGACGCCGACGCCGCCAAGGCGGTCGGCGCCGCCCTGGTCGACGCGCACTGCACCGACCCCGAGGCGCTCAGCCGCACGCTCGACTGCGTCGACGCCTATCTGGTGCTCTACTGCGGCGAGGGCGGCCCCCAGGAGGACCTGCGCACCCGCGCCTCGCGTCTGCAGCACGCCATGGCGGCCGGCTACGCGGTGGCGCTGCGCGAGCGCACCCTCGCCGAGCAGGAGGCCATCGCACAGGCCGCGTTGCGCGCCCAGGGCGTCGTCGCGCAGGCGCTGCACGCCAGCGAGGCCCGCTTCCGGGCGGTCTTCGAGGGCGCCGCGATAGGGATCAGCATCGCCGACCTGGAGGGCAACGTCCTCCAGGTCAACGGGGCGCTGCTGCGTATGTTCGGCGGTTCGGAGCGGTCGTTGCTGGGCCGCAAGGTCCAGGACTTCACCCACCCCGAGGACGCGCCGCAGACCTGGCGGCTCTACGACGAGCTCGTCCGCGGCGAACGGGAGCACTACCACACGGAGAAGGCGTTCAGCCGCCCCGACGGAACGGTCCTGTGGACCAATCTGACGGTGTCGCTGCTGCGGGACGCGGACGGGGCCCCGCAGTACCAGCTGGCCCTGATGGAGGACACCACCGAGCGCCGGCTGCTCAACCTGCGGCTGCGCTACGAGGCCACCCACGACGCGCTCACCGGACTGCCCAACCGCACCCTGTTCTTCGAACGGCTGGAGAAGGTGCTGGCGGCCGGCGAGGGCCGCAGGTTCGGTCTGTGCTACCTGGACCTGGACGGCTTCAAGACCATCAACGACAGCCTCGGACACGCCGCCGGCGACCGGCTGCTGGTGGAGGTCGCCGACCGGCTGCAGTCCTGCGCGACCGCGCCCGGCGAGATGGTCGCCCGCCTCGGCGGCGACGAGTTCGTGGCGCTGACCACCGGCCCCGACACCCGCCACGAGGTCGACGAGCTCGCCGCGCGCATCATGAACGTCCTGGTCGCGCCGGTGAGCATCGACGGCCGTGAGCTGACCGTGCGCGGCAGCATCGGCATCGTCGAAGGGCCGGCCGGGGAGCGCAGCGCGGCGGAGGTGCTGCGCAGCGCCGACATCACCATGTACCGGGCCAAGTCGGCGGGCGGCAACCGCTTCGAGGTCGCCGACCCGGAGGCCGACGCCCGCGCCATCACCCGGCACGGTCTGACCACGGCGCTTCCGGCGGCCCTCGAACGCGGCGAGTTCTTCATCGAGTACCAGCCGCTGGTCCACCTCGGCGACGGCAGCGTGCGCGGCGCGGAGGCGCTGGTGCGCTGGCTGCATCCGCAGCACGGGGTGCTCGGGCCCGACCGGTTCATCCCGCTCGCCGAGCACACCGGGCTGATCGTGCCGCTGGGCCGCTGGGTGCTGGAGGAGTCGGTGCGGCAGGCCGGTGAGTGGCGTGACCGCAACGAGGACACCGGCCCGCTGCGCATCAACGTCAACCTCTCCCCGTGCCAGCTCACCCACCCCGGCCTGGTGCAGGACACCGTGGACATCCTGGAGCGCGCGGGCGTCGACCCGGCCGCGCTGTGCCTGGAGGTGACGGAGTCGGCGTTGATCGGCGCCGACGACGCCCTGCTCAAACCGCTGCGCCGGCTCGCCGAGATGGGCGTGGACATCGCGCTCGACGACTTCGGCACGGGGTACTCCAACCTCGCCAACCTGCGCCGGCTCCCGGTGAGCGTGCTCAAGCTGGACCGCTCCTTCACCCAGGGCATGCAGCAGTTCCCGGCGGACCCCGTCGACCTCAAGATCGTCGAGGGGATCGTCTCGCTCGCGCACAGTCTGGACCTCGCGGTCACCGTGGAGGGCGTGGAGACCGGCGCCCAGGCCGAGCAGCTGCGGATACTCGGCTGCGAC